A region of Candidatus Eisenbacteria bacterium DNA encodes the following proteins:
- the purH gene encoding bifunctional phosphoribosylaminoimidazolecarboxamide formyltransferase/IMP cyclohydrolase produces METKNVLTGERVRVRRAFISVHNKDGLVRFAALLAGKGIELYATEGTASYLREASIAVRPAHELTGFAEVLSGKVKSLSPRLHAAILFSRASSEERRQIEKEGLLPVDMVVVNFYPFHEVADETSLSEATKMIDIGGPAALRAAAKNFRWVVPVPEPASYDRVTEEMLKDEPGVATDGGSVSLQLSLQLAALTFATTARYERLIENYLLRQAKRLAPQEGRLARPSEAAVEHSERVAARPADMTGTSPSFPEDICLRLRKVQELRYGENPHQAAGFYVGSGAGEETRAVLGADENLWGRQLQGKELSFNNLLDLDAATCAVREFEAPACVIVKHRSPCGVSQSPDLLNAYRRARDCDPLSAFGGVLAVNRPLTDALAIEMSRLFLELVAAPSFEPGAVEAFSRKKNLRLLEFSSSTLADGGSSRVLMRSAAGGVLLQKEDSQAESSADWRLVSKRALNDADREGLLFLWKVARHVVSNAIVIGNGERTLGIGAGQTSRVDAVEVALMKAARAGHDVKGAWLASDGFFPFRDSIDVAARAGIRAIVEPGGSIRDEECIAAADEHGVAMYFTGRRCFKH; encoded by the coding sequence GTGGAAACGAAAAACGTGTTGACCGGTGAAAGAGTAAGAGTACGAAGGGCGTTCATCAGCGTCCACAACAAGGACGGGCTGGTGCGCTTTGCAGCCCTTCTCGCGGGCAAGGGCATCGAGCTCTACGCAACGGAGGGAACGGCGAGCTACCTGCGGGAAGCGTCGATCGCCGTAAGACCTGCCCACGAGCTCACGGGATTCGCTGAGGTACTTTCGGGCAAGGTGAAGAGCTTGAGCCCGAGACTCCACGCAGCGATACTGTTCTCCCGCGCAAGCAGCGAGGAAAGAAGGCAGATAGAAAAAGAGGGTCTATTGCCGGTGGACATGGTCGTCGTAAACTTCTATCCCTTCCACGAGGTGGCCGACGAAACGTCCCTCTCTGAGGCCACGAAGATGATAGACATAGGCGGCCCCGCCGCCTTGAGAGCAGCCGCGAAGAACTTCCGGTGGGTGGTGCCTGTGCCCGAGCCGGCTTCTTATGACCGGGTGACGGAGGAGATGCTGAAAGACGAGCCCGGCGTGGCGACGGACGGCGGCTCCGTGAGCCTTCAACTGTCACTTCAATTGGCGGCATTAACGTTTGCAACCACTGCTCGTTACGAACGATTGATCGAAAACTATCTCCTCCGGCAGGCGAAGCGCCTTGCCCCGCAGGAGGGGCGACTCGCTCGGCCCTCAGAGGCCGCAGTCGAACATTCTGAGCGCGTTGCCGCTCGCCCAGCAGATATGACGGGGACTTCGCCCTCCTTTCCCGAGGACATCTGTCTGAGGCTACGGAAAGTCCAGGAGCTCCGTTACGGAGAAAATCCTCACCAGGCGGCAGGTTTCTACGTGGGTTCAGGGGCCGGAGAGGAGACTCGCGCGGTCCTTGGGGCAGACGAGAACCTTTGGGGACGCCAGCTCCAGGGAAAGGAGCTTTCTTTCAACAATCTTCTCGACCTCGATGCGGCCACTTGCGCGGTGAGGGAGTTCGAAGCTCCAGCCTGCGTCATCGTTAAACACAGAAGCCCGTGCGGGGTTTCGCAGAGTCCGGATCTCCTGAACGCGTATAGGCGTGCGAGGGACTGCGATCCGCTCTCGGCGTTTGGCGGAGTCCTTGCCGTGAACCGGCCTCTCACAGACGCGCTTGCGATAGAGATGTCCAGGCTATTCCTGGAGCTCGTCGCGGCGCCGTCATTTGAACCGGGCGCAGTCGAAGCCTTCTCGAGAAAGAAGAATCTTCGGCTCCTGGAGTTTTCGTCAAGCACTCTGGCCGATGGCGGATCGTCCCGGGTGCTCATGCGCTCCGCCGCGGGCGGCGTGCTTCTTCAGAAAGAGGACTCCCAGGCAGAGAGTTCCGCAGATTGGAGGTTGGTGTCCAAGAGGGCACTGAATGACGCGGACCGTGAGGGGCTGCTCTTTCTGTGGAAAGTGGCGAGACACGTCGTGTCCAACGCAATAGTTATAGGGAACGGCGAGAGGACGCTCGGAATAGGGGCGGGTCAGACAAGCAGGGTGGATGCGGTGGAGGTCGCGTTGATGAAGGCCGCACGTGCAGGACACGACGTGAAGGGTGCCTGGCTTGCGTCAGACGGATTCTTTCCTTTCCGAGATTCAATCGATGTCGCCGCAAGGGCGGGCATTCGCGCGATAGTTGAACCCGGAGGCTCGATACGAGACGAGGAGTGCATCGCGGCCGCCGATGAACACGGCGTCGCCATGTACTTCACCGGCCGGCGTTGTTTCAAGCATTGA
- the guaA gene encoding glutamine-hydrolyzing GMP synthase: MGKRTRETILILDFGSQYTQLIARRVREGRVFSEIVSFDIAPPEIRKRAPVGLIFSGGPGSVYRQGAPLPAAGIFKLGIPILGICYGMQATSHVLGGEVGLGRRGEYGRTAFRKVGSDPLLRGVPDRFAVWMSHRDEVVSLPADFVLSGGSSNAKRGAAYDRKRGIHLLQFHPEVVHTEFGKRIFDNFLRDICGCRGTWSLEEFVSEARRKIRGKVGNGRAIAALSGGVDSSVACVLAERAMGSRLTCVFVDHGLGRADEAEEATRILEKKFGLRVARIDARERFLRRLKGVLDPEKKRKLIGEEFVRVFEEESLKLGNARFLVQGTLYPDVIESVSRKGPSSSIKTHHNVGGLPAFMKLEVVEPLRELFKDEVREVGRILGVPRSVLGRHPFPGPGLAVRILGSVSSERLKRLREADRIFAEELRSAGLYDEIWQAFAVLLTAKSVGVMGDKRTYHNIIALRAVTSRDGMTADWARIPPSVLKKVSSRIVNEVKGVNRVVYDISSKPPATIEWE, from the coding sequence GTGGGAAAGAGAACAAGAGAAACCATACTGATCCTGGACTTCGGTTCTCAGTACACCCAGCTCATAGCGAGACGGGTCCGCGAAGGCAGGGTATTCTCTGAGATTGTGAGCTTCGACATAGCGCCGCCGGAAATCAGAAAGAGGGCTCCCGTGGGGCTCATCTTCTCCGGTGGTCCCGGGAGCGTCTACCGGCAAGGAGCGCCCTTGCCGGCGGCGGGAATCTTCAAACTCGGAATCCCAATTCTCGGCATCTGCTACGGTATGCAGGCGACAAGTCACGTTCTCGGAGGCGAGGTCGGGCTGGGGCGGCGGGGGGAGTACGGGAGGACGGCCTTTCGGAAGGTGGGGAGCGACCCCCTGTTGCGAGGAGTGCCTGACAGGTTCGCGGTATGGATGAGCCATCGAGATGAGGTCGTCTCGTTGCCCGCGGACTTCGTTCTGTCGGGCGGGTCTTCAAACGCAAAGCGTGGAGCCGCGTATGACCGGAAGAGGGGAATCCACCTGTTGCAATTTCATCCCGAGGTGGTTCACACTGAGTTCGGAAAGAGAATCTTCGACAATTTTCTGCGTGACATCTGCGGGTGCCGGGGGACGTGGTCGCTCGAGGAGTTCGTTTCGGAGGCGCGCCGGAAGATAAGAGGCAAGGTGGGGAACGGACGGGCGATCGCTGCCTTGAGTGGAGGAGTGGATTCCTCGGTGGCGTGCGTCCTTGCGGAACGCGCAATGGGCTCGAGGCTCACCTGTGTCTTTGTCGACCACGGATTGGGTAGGGCGGACGAAGCCGAAGAAGCGACAAGAATTCTGGAGAAAAAGTTCGGCTTGAGGGTAGCAAGGATTGACGCACGGGAGCGCTTCCTGAGAAGGCTCAAGGGAGTTCTTGATCCCGAAAAGAAGAGAAAGCTGATCGGCGAGGAATTCGTGAGAGTGTTCGAAGAGGAAAGCTTGAAGCTTGGTAACGCCAGGTTTCTTGTCCAGGGCACGCTCTACCCCGACGTGATAGAGAGCGTTTCCAGGAAGGGTCCTTCGTCATCCATCAAGACGCACCACAACGTGGGAGGGCTCCCGGCTTTCATGAAACTCGAGGTCGTCGAACCTCTGCGTGAGCTTTTCAAAGACGAAGTGAGGGAAGTGGGAAGGATACTCGGCGTACCGCGCAGTGTTCTCGGTCGCCACCCTTTTCCAGGACCCGGTCTCGCCGTAAGGATACTGGGGAGCGTCAGCTCTGAAAGACTCAAGAGGTTGCGAGAGGCCGACAGAATATTCGCGGAGGAGCTGAGGTCAGCCGGCCTTTACGACGAAATATGGCAGGCGTTTGCCGTGTTACTTACCGCGAAATCCGTCGGTGTCATGGGTGACAAACGAACGTATCACAACATTATTGCTCTGCGAGCGGTGACCAGCAGAGACGGAATGACCGCGGATTGGGCTCGCATTCCGCCTTCCGTGTTGAAGAAGGTCTCGAGTAGAATCGTCAACGAAGTGAAAGGTGTCAACAGAGTGGTGTACGACATTAGCTCGAAGCCACCCGCTACAATAGAATGGGAGTAG